One Peromyscus maniculatus bairdii isolate BWxNUB_F1_BW_parent chromosome 14, HU_Pman_BW_mat_3.1, whole genome shotgun sequence genomic window carries:
- the Wdr89 gene encoding WD repeat-containing protein 89, with the protein MILTNQRRRAEIRPAVGRAWFSSSSSVGFAAESCIPADVAAGMERIEEQFANLHIVRRSSEPEEPTYLLGIDTSKAVHAEQRSLVAVLCSSGSIRIYDKETLNVLREFSGAPGLLNGVRFGNSCDNIYSASTDGTVKCWDARLASEKPVQLFKGYPSNIFISFDVSCNDHVICAGTEKVDDDALLVFWDARTTSQDSSTRDPLGAYSETHSDDITQVRFHPSNPNMVVSGSTDGLVNVFDISIDNEEDALVATCNSTSSVSCIGWSGRDYKQIYCMTHDEGFCWWDLNHLDTDEPITCLNIQDVREITDGKEGHLDYLIGGLYHEKMDRLFVIGGTNTGRIHLMSCTASGLSRVTSLQGGHAATVRSFCWDVSKDSLLTGGEDAQLLLWKPGAMEKTFTKKDTLKIASSVQQRVRVHSSSSYKRRKQQ; encoded by the coding sequence AGCTGTATACCCGCGGATGTTGCTGCTGGCATGGAGAGGATCGAGGAACAATTTGCTAATCTCCATATTGTTCGGCGTTCCTCGGAACCGGAAGAGCCCACTTACCTGCTTGGTATAGACACATCGAAGGCTGTCCACGCGGAACAAAGGAGCTTGGTTGCTGTTCTGTGTTCCAGTGGGTCGATAAGAATATATGATAAAGAGACACTAAATGTACTACGAGAATTTAGTGGCGCTCCCGGACTTCTCAATGGAGTCAGGTTTGGGAATTCCTGTGACAATATCTATTCCGCAAGTACAGATGGCACTGTGAAATGCTGGGATGCTCGGTTAGCTAGTGAAAAGCCCGTGCAGTTGTTCAAAGGTTACCCTTCCAAtatttttatcagttttgatgTCAGCTGCAACGATCATGTCATTTGTGCTGGTACAGAAAAGGTTGACGATGACGCATTGTTGGTATTCTGGGATGCAAGGACCACATCTCAGGATTCGTCTACTAGAGACCCCCTTGGTGCCTATTCAGAGACACACAGTGACGATATCACTCAAGTTCGGTTCCATCCCAGCAATCCCAACATGGTCGTCTCTGGTTCAACCGATGGCCTGGTAAATGTGTTTGATATCAGCATTGATAATGAAGAGGATGCCTTGGTTGcgacctgtaactccacttcatCAGTGAGCTGTATTGGTTGGTCTGGAAGGGATTATAAACAGATTTACTGCATGACACACGATGAAGGATTTTGTTGGTGGGATCTGAACCATTTGGATACAGATGAGCCAATTACATGTTTGAACATCCAGGATGTGAGAGAAATAACCGATGGAAAGGAAGGTCATTTGGACTACCTGATTGGTGGCCTGTATCATGAAAAGATGGACAGGTTGTTTGTTATTGGAGGAACCAACACAGGAAGGATTCACTTAATGAGCTGCACCGCGTCAGGCCTGAGCCGTGTGACCAGCCTTCAGGGGGGACATGCAGCCACCGTTCGCTCTTTCTGTTGGGACGTTTCCAAGGACTCTCTGCTGACGGGAGGAGAAGACGCACAGTTGCTGCTCTGGAAGCCTGGAGCGATGGAGAAGACCTTCACAAAGAAGGACACCTTGAAAATCGCTTCCTCCGTGCAGCAGCGAGTTCGCGTCCACAGCAGCAGTTCTTAcaagagaaggaaacagcagTGA